The following coding sequences lie in one Maylandia zebra isolate NMK-2024a linkage group LG14, Mzebra_GT3a, whole genome shotgun sequence genomic window:
- the usp32 gene encoding ubiquitin carboxyl-terminal hydrolase 32 isoform X7 yields MVWYLCCHSDRVAPLVEESDIIDLEKRYWLLKAQSRTGRFDLETFVPLVSPPIHASLSEGLFHAFDENRDNHIDFKEISCGLSACCRGPVAERQKFCFKVFDVDRDGVLSRDELHEMVVALLEVWKDNRTDLLPELQSSVSDIVEDILKMHDTTKLGHLTLEDYQIWSVKSALANEFLNLLFQVCHIVLGLRPATPEEEGQIIRGWLERESRHGLQQGQNWFLISMLWWQQWKDYVKYEHKGIVVEQPSILSSLRTPMATATVEPALPESLGGPATSGHVSPTEERSPDAVSSASEATETAALSPQVASATESCFARQHNVSDNNNQCFSGANGHLPSQLAAQRPGAIDNQPLVTTDPMKAPTLTMEGGRLKRSLQLLPRRDFETVPEPVWRALYHWYGANLSLPRPVILESKTGQPELELFPRYLLFLRQQPATRSPQSNIWVNMGMTSLRMFPPNLPPTRGNVPSPNAPLKRMLAYTGCFSRMGTIKDIHLYLSQRLRIKEEDMRLWLYNSENYLTLLDDEDHTLESLKIQDEQQLVIEVRNKDMSWPEEMSFIANSSKMDRHKVPTEKGATGLSNLGNTCFMNSSIQCVSNTKPLTDYFLSGRHLYELNRTNPIGMRGHMAKCYGDLVMELWSGTQKNVAPLKLRWTIAKYAPRFNGFQQQDSQELLAFLLDGLHEDLNRVHEKPYVELKDSDGRPDWEVASEAWENHLRRNRSIVVDLFHGQLKSQVKCKTCGHISARFDPFNFLSLPLPMDSSMHLEITVIKLDGSTPVRYGLRLNMDEKYTGLKKQLSELCSLKPEQILLAEVHSSNIKFGSDVLTAAIRKATNFPQDNQKVRLSVNGFLCAFEVPVPGSPTSLSSPTLTDITPIANNTAANGHVGSKLDLIPNGGPCSPETPLTNGVANGHITPVHESPFIGYIIAMHRKMMRTELYFLSSQKNRPSLFGMPLIVPCTVHTSKKDLYDAVWIQVSRLASPLPPQEASNHAQDCDDSMGYQYPFTLRVVGKDGNSCAWCPWYRFCRGCTIECTEDRASVGNAYIAVDWDPTALHLRYQTSQERIVEEHCSVEQSRRAQAEPISLDSCLKAFTSEEELGEDELYYCSKCKTHRLATKKLDLWRLPPILIVHLKRFQFVNGRWIKSQKIVKFPRENFDPSAFLAPRDLEHRCLHSRSESEDLLRVGEDNLSSISAPAGFGNLPKASPASSRKSAPSLSRNSSPSGSPKAGSGGRRPGRLRLPQLGSRHRLSNSKENLDGAANSEAELRDDAPQADPEGSAAGGASGLQGSGEGVASESSSGSEASSSHCDVVLVNGDSNGLCSDCSTESSTEPDGSLLQHRDNMCLDAIYNLYAISCHSGILGGGHYVTYAKNPNGKWYCYNDSSCKEVHSEEIDTDSAYILFYEQQGVNYSQFLPKIDGKKMADTSSMDEDFESDYKKYCVLQ; encoded by the exons TGGAGGAGTCTGACATTATAGACTTGGAGAAGCGCTACTGGTTGCTGAAAGCTCAGTCCAGGACCGGCCGCTTTGACTTGGAAACCTTCGTTCCTCTCGTCTCTCCTCCTATTCATGCGTCACTGAGTGAAG GCTTGTTTCACGCCTTCGATGAAAATCGGGACAATCACATCGACTTTAAAGAGATCTCTTGTGGGCTCTCCGCATGCTGCAGGGGGCCTGTTGCTGAGAGACAGAAAT TTTGCTTTAAAGTGTTTGATGTGGACCGTGATGGGGTTCTGTCTCGAGATGAGCTTCATGAAATGGTGGTGGCCTTGCTGGAGGTGTGGAAGGACAATCGGACAGACTTACTCCCT GAGCTGCAGAGTAGTGTGTCAGACATAGTAGAAGACATCCTAAAGATGCACGACACAACTAAG CTGGGTCACCTGACCCTCGAGGACTACCAGATCTGGAGTGTAAAGAGCGCTTTGGCCAACGAGTTCCTGAACCTGCTTTTTCAG GTGTGCCACATAGTCCTGGGGCTCAGGCCTGCTACTCCAGAGGAGGAGGGGCAAATCATCAG gggttGGTTAGAGAGGGAGAGCAGACATGGGCTGCAGCAAGGCCAGAACTGGTTCCTCATCTCGATGCTGTGGTGGCAGCAGTGGAAAGACTACGTTAAATAT GAGCATAAGGGCATCGTGGTGGAACAGCCGTCCATCCTGAGCTCACTCAGAACTCCAATGGCCACGGCCACCGTCGAGCCTGCCCTCCCTGAAAGCCTGGGAGGACCGGCCACGTCCGGCCACGTCAGCCCCACCGAGGAGAGGTCACCCGATGCCGTGTCCAGTGCCTCAGAGGCTACAGAAACTG cAGCACTGAGCCCACAGGTAGCCTCAGCCACAGAGAGCTGTTTCGCACGTCAGCACAACGTCTCAGACAACAACAATCAGTGTTTTTCTGGAGCCAACGGCCACCTCCCCTCCCAGCTGGCAGCACAAAGACCTGGAGCCATCGACAACCAGCCTCTGGTCACCACTGACCCCATGAAG GCGCCCACGTTAACTATGGAGGGCGGCAGGCTAAAACGCTCCCTGCAGCTGCTGCCTCGTAGAGACTTTGAGACGGTGCCAGAGCCTGTGTGGCGGGCGCTCTACCACTGGTACGGTGCCAACCTCAGCCTGCCGCGACCG GTAATCTTGGAAAGTAAGACAGGCCAGCCGGAGCTGGAACTCTTCCCCCGCTACCTCCTCTTCCTTCGCCAGCAGCCGGCCACGCGCTCCCCCCAGTCCAACATCTGGGTCAATATGGGTATGACCAGCCTGCGAATGTTCCCACCGAATTTACCCCCCACAAGAG GTAACGTGCCATCCCCCAACgctcctctgaagaggatgCTGGCCTACACGGGCTGCTTCAGCCGCATGGGCACCATTAAGGACATCCACCTGTACCTGTCGCAAAGGCTCCGCATCAAGGAGGAGGACATGAGGCTCTGGCTCTACAACAGTGAG AACTACCTCACACTTCTGGATGATGAAGATCACACACTGGAAAGCCTGAAGATCCAGGATGAGCAGCAGCTGGTTATTGAAG TCAGGAACAAAGACATGAGCTGGCCTGAGGAAATGTCTTTCATTGCCAACAGTAGTAAGATGGACAGACACAAAG TTCCCACAGAGAAAGGGGCGACTGGCCTCAGTAACCTTGGCAACACCTGCTTCATGAACTCGAGCATCCAGTGTGTGAGCAACACCAAGCCTCTCACAGACTACTTCCTCTCAGGGAGACACCTCTACGAGCTCAACAG AACCAATCCTATTGGGATGCGAGGTCACATGGCCAAGTGTTACGGCGACCTGGTGATGGAGCTGTGGAGTGGGACACAGAAGAATGTAGCTCCACTCAAACTCAGG TGGACGATAGCAAAGTACGCCCCCCGTTTCAATGGCTTCCAGCAGCAGGACTCTCAGGAGCTGCTGGCCTTCCTCCTGGACGGCCTCCACGAAGACCTGAACAGAGTCCACGAGAAGCCGTACGTGGAGCTGAAGGACAGCGATGGTCGGCCAGACTGGGAGGTGGCCTCTGAG GCGTGGGAGAATCACCTGCGTAGGAACCGCTCCATCGTGGTCGACCTGTTCCACGGACAGCTCAAGTCTCAGGTGAAGTGTAAGACCTGCGGCCACATCAGCGCTCGCTTTGATCCCTTCAACTTCCTGTCTCTGCCTCTGCCCATGGACAGCTCCATGCATCTGGAGATCACCG TTATCAAGCTGGACGGCTCCACGCCCGTGCGCTACGGCCTGAGGTTGAATATGGACGAGAAGTACACCGGGCTGAAGAAACAGCTGAGTGAACTGTGCAGCCTGAAGCCCGAGCAGATCCTCCTGGCTGAGGTCCATTCTTCTAATATCAAG TTTGGTTCAGACGTGCTGACAGCAGCGATCAGGAAAGCCACG AACTTCCCTCAGGATAACCAGAAGGTCCGTCTGTCTGTCAACGGCTTCTTGTGTGCGTTCGAGGTCCCGGTGCCGGGTTCACCAACATCACTGAGCTCGCCCACGCTGACAG ATATCACACCTATAGCCAACAATACAGCTGCCAATGGGCACGTGGGCAGTAAGCTAGACCTCATCCCTAACGGTGGGCCCTGCAGCCCTGAGACGCCTCTGACCAACGGGGTCGCCAATGGACACATCACACCGGTGCACGAGAGCCCCTTCATTGGATACATCATCGCTATGCACAGGAAGATG ATGCGCACAGAGTTGTACTTCCTGTCGTCTCAGAAGAACCGACCCAGTCTGTTCGGCATGCCGCTCATTGTTCCCTGCACTGTGCACACCAGTAAGAAGGACTTGTACGACGCAGTCTGGATCCAGGTGTCCAGACTGGCCAGTCCCCTGCCCCCACAGGAGGCCAGCAACCATGCCCAGGACTG TGATGACAGCATGGGCTATCAGTACCCCTTTACTCTGAGGGTCGTGGGCAAGGATGGAAACTCGTGTGCCTGGTGTCCGTGGTACAG gttCTGCAGAGGCTGTACGATAGAGTGCACAGAAGACCGAGCTTCTGTAGGAAATGCTTACATAGCTGTAGACTGGGATCCAACTGCCCTGCACCTCCGCTACCAGACCTCCCAGGAGAGG ATTGTGGAGGAGCACTGCAGTGTGGAGCAGTCTCGGCGAGCTCAGGCTGAGCCCATCAGCTTGGACAGCTGTCTGAAGGCTTTCACCAGCGAGGAGGAGCTGGGAGAGGACGAACTCTACTACTGCTCCAAGTGCAAGACCCACCGACTGGCCACCAAGAAGCTGGACCTCTGGAGGCTGCCACCCATACTG ATTGTCCACTTGAAGCGCTTCCAGTTCGTGAATGGTCGCTGGATCAAGTCCCAAAAGATCGTCAAGTTTCCACGGGAGAATTTTGACCCCAGCGCCTTCCTGGCTCCCAGGGACCTCGAGCATCGCTGCCTCCACTCCCGCAGTGAGAGCGAGGATCTGCTGAGGGTCGGAGAAGACAATCTGTCCTCCATCTCTGCACCCGCTGGCTTTGGCAACCTCCCCAAAG CTTCCCCAGCTTCAAGCAGGAAGTCTGCTCCCTCTCTCAGCCGGAACAGTAGCCCGTCTGGCAGCCCGAAGGCCGGGAGCGGAGGCCGCAGACCAGGTCGGTTGCGCCTTCCCCAGTTGGGCAGCAGACATCGCCTCTCCAACAGCAAGGAGAACCTGGACGGAGCAGCTAATTCTGAGGCTGAATTGAGAGACGATGCACCGCAGGCGGACCCAGAGGGttcagcagcaggaggagcgTCAGGGCTTCAGGGGTCAGGAGAGGGCGTTGCATCAGAATCGTCCTCCGGTAGTGAAGCATCCAGCAGCCACTGTGACGTGGTCCTCGTGAACGGAGACAGCAACGGGCTGTGCTCCGACTGCAGCACAGAGAGCAGCACGGAGCCGGACGGCTCtctgctgcagcacagagacaacaTGTGTCTGGATGCCATATACAACCTCTATGCAATATCA TGCCATTCAGGAATATTGGGAGGAGGCCACTATGTGACATATGCCAAAAACCCCAATGGGAAATGGTACTGTTACAATGACAGCAGCTGCAAG GAAGTGCACTCTGAGGAGATCGACACCGACTCGGCCTACATTCTCTTCTACGAGCAGCAGGGAGTCAACTACTCCCAGTTCCTGCCAAAGATCGATGGCAAGAAGATGGCCGACACCAGTAGCATGGACGAAGACTTTGAGTCAGACTACAAGAAATACTGCGTCCTCCAGTGA